The DNA sequence AACAACTTGAGTACACATGTCGTGGAAATCAAGACTGTGACATCAATCAGCACACACGTAACCGCTGCCAGTACTGTCGTTTCGAGAAATGTGTCAAAAGTGGAATGCTTAAGCAAGGTATGACAGCTAGCATCATAGCAAAAATCATATAATTGGCTCCAAGTACCTTTTGACTATATTCAACTGAAGTTCTTTGTATTATATAGATTGTAGAATAGATtcataacatattttttttattgatgccTTCCACTATCTCTGATTTAATTAAAGAATTGTGATATTTAATTGGTTACAGCTGAGTGAATTTAAGCCTTGAAGGTTTTACACAATATTATATTTACCAGGTGTATCAATTTTTTAGTCAGTGTGCCCTGTGCATTTTATTTACAagacaaatatttttatggTGGACGTCAGTCTTGACTGTCAGGTTACTGAAAACCAGTCACAATTCAGAAATGAAAACCCAATGTGCATGTTTGACAAACAACGATTATATAGGCAATAAATCTCCACTGAGATTATTTTCTTCAGCTGTTCGTGATGATAGAACTCCTGGAGGTCGCCACAGACATGCTTCCCTTCAGGATCACAGacagaagaaacaaaaattacAAGGCAAAGCTCCCAAAGAGCTTCCACAAAATGGCCTGTCATCTCCGGAGGGTCCGGATACTCCAGAGGGGGTGGTATCGAAAGAGGACGAGAATGAATTCCTGATTTATATACAGCAATTACGACATGATGTGGATGTTATCCCTGACAGCCCTGTCAAGCCGCCCGAAGGCTCCCCGGCGGCAGGCTTTAGTGTCGACAAGCTCATGCAATATGGCTACCAAGAACTATATCAGGTAATTATCCCATACCACCACCCTTTATCATGGGCATTTACAAATGTCTTGGGGAGAGGGGTGTTGACAAGCTCATGCAGTATGTGTACCTACCAAGAACTTTAATAGGTAGCCCCCATCCCTTTTAGCATGGGCAATCAATCATTCTATTTTTGTACTATTTTAAGGAGCTAATACATTTTATACACATAGTGGACTTAGCAGATTATAATAGGGGTGTAGACAAACCCATGCAGTATATGTACCAAGAACTTTACTGTCCCCTCTCTCAACGATCGAGTGAATGGAAGTGGATTGGACATTTCGGTACctggtgtgtttttttttttacccttaTAATTGTATTCCTCTCTTATTATTATGCTTGGATGAAGTAGAGAAGCAGGTCTTGCCTTTTTATCTGCACTTTCAGTTATTCTTTCTTACATTGTTTTAAAACAATGTAAGAAGTATGGAGTATGGAAGTATGAAGTATGGAAGTGCCTGTCAAATATAAAATCCCTATATCATTTTCCTTTGCCTTTGTTGTTTTCCAGGTAATTCAGTGGGGTAAAAACGTCCCAGGCTTCCGTGAGCTGAAACTAGAGGATCAAATAACACTCCTGAAGACCTCTTTCATGGACCTGAATGTTTTTCGCCTGGCCTATCGCTCTATCTGTTGTGACCCGGATTCCCTAATGTTCGCCAAGGGCATTATACTGAACAAGCCTCAGTGTCTGGAGATGGGATGGAGTATGGATCTAACGGAGACCACGCTTGAGTTCTGCGCCAAGCTCAGAAATTTGAACATGGATGTGAATGAGTTTTCATGTCTAAGTGGTTTGGTGCTACTAAGTCCTGGTAAGTTTCAATACAACATTGTTTTAGCTATGTTTAGCTAGATGATAAATCACCAAGTGAATGGCTTCTAACAGTATATCAACAAAAAAGCGGGTTTAACAAAATGTTATAGGCACTGAATATGTATAGTTGGACCCCTGTGTCTTTTTATACAATGGACATAGGTATTCTAAATTAATTCTTCTTCAAACACTGTGAAATTCAACTTATCTAAAATAATACAGACCCAAATCTATTATTCCATaagcaaaaaataatacaGAGATAGACCatattaaatttaaaaaaggtttatCAATTGAAAGCGACTTCCAGAGAAGTTGCCATAATCATCCCAATTGAAAGTTTAACCACCCTTGGTCTACATCATCCATCCAGACCCTTTAGGCATGGCCACAAACAAGAGGGCCAATCTTCAAAattctgtagaaaattcaattTGCCATCAAATTCAAAACTTTTTCAAATTTGGAAAGCTCCTCTATTTCTCTAATTTTTAGattatattgaataaaaggcTATATTCAcattaattttcatttcatccCACAGATGCACCAGGTGTGGTCGACAAAGACAAAGTGACAGAGCTCCAGACAAACGTGACATCGTGCTTGCGTGACTATGAGATGTACCGTTACCCAAGCAAAAGCAACCGTCTTGGTAAACTCCTCCTATGCCTCCCGTCACTGCGTGCATACAGTGAGAAGGCCTTGGAAAACTATGTCACACTTGAATTCTTTGGCAAACTTGACATGCCACCTCTTGTAGCAGAGCTATTGGAGTAATGCAAGTCATGTGACAGGTTGATTGGTGCAAAGCCTAATTCTAGACATTGTGTCACGCAAGCTTTTCGTTTTTGAATGCTGCTGCGTGACCTGTGGTTCTGTGACACTCTTCCACTAGCCTATGTCACGCAAGCTTTGCTGCTTTTTGCGCAGTGGGGAATTACTTGCTGTGAATCAGTATCAATCACGTGTGGTTATTAGACATTGCTCCTTGCATTGCTTTGCATGTTTTGCTCTTTGGGCACCAGTGCAAGTCATGCTCCTCTAGGATAAATCTGGATGCTAGGCGACACAGCACGGAGTTCAGGTTAATATTTGTCCTGCAAAAATAAGTGTACCAAGAAGTTGCGCGTATTACAATGGACTATGCACTTTACTTCTGTGATATTGAAAGCATGGAGAAGCCCAACAGGGATGCAGAACATTGTGAAATCACCATGTGATTAGCATGCTATTCCCAAAATAATAGCAAGACAAATCAATAAAAGGTCATGCAGTCATTGATCAAGAGGTTGCCCATAAGTTGTGCATGTGATGAGCACGTGGTCAGCAGAGTTTACATAAGACAAGCACATGGTCAGCAGGACCCATGAGATGAGCATGTCATGTACATGTGACGTGCATGTGATCAACTCCTTGTGCATGTGATCCGCAAAGGATAGACAGATTGTACATGTGATGTGCATGTGATGAGCTTTATAGCGAAAAGAGGTTTGAGGTACATCTTATATtaggatgttgttgttgtagttGTAGCAAGTTGATGCTTTCTGATTTTGTTTCTGAGGAAAAATGCAAATTCATAGAAACTTTATGACCaacattattttataaagCTAAGCTAAGTTACCATTTTCAAGACAACTGGGGACTCATTTGAAAGCTTAAGGATTGTTGGATCTTGGCTATGTTCCATTCAGTTAAACGATCACGCAACCCATTTAACGTAAGCTCTACAGCCCAAACATTTGTTTTCTAACTCATATTTTGTAGAGAAATCCCATGGTGGTTTACTTGGAgttctttttctctcttttttataGCAGCCCCAACTGCCAGTAGTCAGTTAGTACTTCATGTAGCAATCAATATGGTTAGGGTCAGTGATTAGGATAAAATATTGAAGGCTACATGAATTACCAGCTCAATAATCTCCTACACAGCCACTGACCTCTGTCAGGCAAAACCCAAACCCAGGCAAAACCCATTCTGGTGACTGCGTAGGAAGATCTTAGGAAACTACATACTACCTTCCTTTACAGATATTCACACCTTGCATACCCAATAGCATTTTGTTATGCAAGCACAGTAAAACACACCtacacatacctgtcaacactctcgcattaggcaggagtctcaagattttggacatCTTCTCCCACgtggagcaccaaatctcctgggttttttgcctattttctattaaaataattaaaacaataatttcctTATGAAGCACAATTTACCTaacacccacccctccccaaaactaataggttgacaggtatgcctACAAATTCATAATATATACATAACTCAATTTCATTTTCCGTGTGTTATTCGGGCCTTGACCACATTTATTAAATATGCAGCTAAGGAGTGGGGAAGGGGAAAAGCAGGTTAGAAAATCTCCcctgtccccctccccctggacAAAAATCTTGGCCTGTCCCTAAGTAGCTAACCACATATTTTATAATCCTCATGTATATAGCAAATATATTCATATACACCACTTTGGAATTTAATTCCTAAAATATAAATTGACTCAAAGAGGCAGTAGGAGAATGCAAAAGAACTGTGATGTTGTAAAAAACACATCAGTCTATTACATAGGAAGTGACGAGTTACAGTGAACCCACTTTTACCCCATTAGAAAGAGTGCTATATGCACTATTGTAACCCTTAACAGTTTTAAGAACTAAGCCAATCAAAACGTGAGCTGTTTGATTGGCATAGACATTGATGTTTTGTGGGTCATGCTATTCAAACTTGCATCCTAATTGGCAAACCTGTTAACTTAAGGGTAGAAATGCTAGAAAATAACTGGCGTATACAAGGGAGATCTAGTAACTATCATATAGCGTGGGTATATTCTTCATGGCTAAATGCCATATAGACGACAACCCCATATAACATATAAACAATGACTTACCTTAATCAACCCTAGGGTTAGCGTTAAGGTTGCCATGTATATGGGGTCATTGTCCATATAGCATTCAGCCAAAAAGCACATTCCCTATTGTATTATATACATAGCCTGTAAGCTCAGCCACAGGGTTCCCGAGTACTaaaccacagggttcccgAGTACTgaaccacagggatcccgagTACTAAACCACGGTTACCGAGCGCTCAGCCACGGggttactttttttattaagaaatttaaaataattatatgaAATCAAATTCTCATCGATGGTTTAACGAAATCAATTGTACATATTGGCAAAGAAAGtatacataaaaataaaaattggaTACTTTCTTTGACGTATGATTTTTAGAATAGTAAACCGAAATTGGCGGTGACACCTGTTAGCATAAGAGGCAGCTCGGGCTACCCAATAACCGCTGACTTTGTTTGTTGACTGTTTGGCCTGTTAGGCCTGGCTCGAGCGTAAACGGGACGGCCCGAGTTTAAGATGTTGTTAGCTATGATATCAAATATCATGAAATAACCAATAAATATATGAAAATACCACAAGGCTAACTCTGTAGTTTATTATTCGCCTGGCCATTTGATACCAAACCACTATATTTCCATATGATAACAAATCACTATAtttccatatgatacataTGATTCATATCACTAATCTGCAAGTGATTCTCAAAACAAAGCGCGCTTATTTCGTATAAAGGAATCTGCAactactatgctttttccatatgatacttatgtctgtgcacccccccccccctcccctccctgggTACGCACCAGCACTTACTGAAAAGCCAGCTCAGGGCTCGGTTTTTCATAACGTAACGTATCGTAACGTAACGTAACGTATAATGATTCCGGATATCACAAAACATCCAATAATTGTTTATATAACCAAGGagaacattgtttttttttccgtggAGGATCTTTTGAGATCCTTCATCTTTAAAAGATGGCCAAGAAAAAGATAATACAAAAAAGACGAGAGAAAACGTACTGCAAATATTTTTGGGTTTGAGAGGAGAAATACGGCACTTTGTAGAGACTCAACACGGAGCTGCAAACTGCAAGTTTTTACTGAGCaagacagaaacttacattgaaatgaatctgtcttgtTGGAGTGACGCACGAAACTGAAACTCCTGCCAAAACATCCGCTCGACCAATCGGAGGCCGTAGGGGCATACCAACAACCGTACAGGGCCGGGTTCCCAAGACAGAGAGACACGACGGTGCATCCCACAGGAACCCCATCGCGACAACGGGAACTTTATCGCATAGTTTACCACTTTCTGTGGTATTCCATTTACGCGGCGAGAAGCCCCGCACAGGTGCTCCGCTATTAGACTTTGAAGAAAGCCTCGACTTGATGTGTTTGTCTCTTAACCACTGGGACGTACATCATTCCTTAACTATTCTCCCACAACCCATAACAGCCATAACTGAATTACCCGAAGAGAAAAACCAATTACAGAAATACAGCGATTGCCATGAACTTCCCACGCAAACAAAACCTCATCAAATTCTACTATCGCCATCTTTCAGTACCGCCGCATTAAGTTCCAcatagttttctttttcattttcttgttcTACGGATTAGTTctttgttatttctttttctcttttcggCAAACGCTTTTCGGGCATACCGGCTTATTGATGCTCGCGAGCCAACACGGTATTCAGCGGTACTGAACAAAGACAATTTAGCCCTtcattcaaaatatttttattaaaaatctAAATATTATATGCGAGGCTACTTAGCTCTCTCATCCTCTTAAATAGACTCCTTTGAAAgctataattatttttctggttttgattgagcccaataagtaaataataacGAAAATATTATAAATCAATTTTTCCATTCCTTAGACTTCTCCAACAGTGCAGTTAAATGTACAGCTATATCCTAAACCATCCCTACTTCAAACAACCCCTGAACATCAGATAGTTCTTGAAAATTACTGTAATTTTAATCGCATCCAatgtggcaaaaaaaaaaaacacgaaagaGCTTTCGTTAAATCTAAAAATCATACCCAAGAAGATTTGGTCCTACCTTTGACAATATTATCTTcgaacaaataaataatagaTAGTGTTCCTCACAGATGCACTTGGCTTtctgttttaaaaacaaagtcaTAATTGAGTAAACGAAACAATTCTTTTaactgtgattttttttttgctaacgTTTCTTGGCATACGAAAATGATTTAAGCTTATATGTTTCGTAAGGAAGAGGTGATTATTGAAGCCAAAAGGCGCAGTAGAAAATATGACTTCTCTGTACTGGTAATAAATACACCGTCGTCAGAGAATAAAGTTTTCTTAAAGCGTGTTCGAAAAGTGTTCGGTTAACTTAAATTAAAAGGCCTTCTCTCGTAGCAGAACAGGTGGAAATTAGCGTTTTTTTGTCGCCGGTGATAACGGCTTTGTGGTCTGCTAGCTTCCCACTTGGTAAAAACCCTGATAAAAGCCAAATTCAAGCTTATATTTTTGGCCTCTCTCAAGTGACgcataaaaaattaaaaataatgaaagGTTGTTCATTAAAGTAATGGAGACCTATGTGCAATCATTTAGCTTGATTGCGGTTTTATTATCTTCTAATTAGTATTCGCACAGCCTTTATCGCAAACCAGATGGTATTCATATCTTTTTACAGCGGGGGCAAGCATGACTCTCACACCGTTATAATAGAAAAACTCAAAAAGCTGTGACAAGAGCGGCTATAAAAGCGCACACTTATAACGGCTTTTAACAAATCAACTCTGGACCCTTGAATGGAAATTTAAAGTTCTTTTCCTATCGGGGAAACGAAATTTTCTTTGATGGCATCCAAACGAGTTTTGCTTTGGACAGCACCTAGATGTGTCTCAACAGCCTTTGAACGCTCAATTATGACTCTAAAGAGTACTAAAGTTCTTCACGAGCCTTTCTCGGCTTCGTTCTACTTTGGTCCGGAACGGCAAAGCCTTCGTTACGCAGCCGACCCGGTTCAGCCGAACCAGAGCTACCGATCCGTAAGCAAAACACTCCAAAAAGACTTTGATGGCATCGATGTCTTGTTCTCAAAAGACATGGCGTACGCTGTTCAGAATCATTTCAAGATGTTCTCTGAAGAGGGCTTCAAGGATTTCAAGCACACTTTCCTCATTCGCGAACCGGCAAAAGCGATCATTTCTCTCTACCATGCTTCAACCAACCCTAAGCTGACAGGCTGGTCCTACTTTGATCCAGAAGAGGCTGGCTTCCGCCAAATGCTCGGGCTCTACCATTACATCTCTCAGCACATCGATGATTCCCCTGTGGTAATTGATGCAGACGATCTATTGGATTTTCCCAACGAGACAATGAAAAGTTACTGCGAGGCAGTGGGAATAACGTATGAATCGAATATGACGTCATGGGAGCCCGGCCCCGTTGCCGACTGGGATACCTGGGCAGGATGGCACGAGAACGCCTTAAAGAGCTCAGGATTTACAAGGCGCTCGCACAGAAATACGCAAAAGAATTCTTACGACGACGAAATCGAGCAACTTCCGGCGGAAGTGAAAATGGCGATAGACGAGGCAAGGGCGTGCTTTGAATACCTTGCGGCAAGGAAACTAGACGTGAGGGGTACTGAGGTGTAAATATCATCAgaacaatcatcatcattatgatACCACGGTTCATTATCGTCCCAAGCGTCATATAGATCACAATCATTATGgacatcatcgtcattatcatcaacgtcatcatcatgattattatcaccattatCGTTTtcttcattattatcattgtccTTATCCTCGTGTCCATTTCAATCAGTTTCTCATTGATTatcattatattatattagtCATCATCATAGTTGTCGTAATTGTCATCGACGTCGTCGTCTTCATCACAactattattgttattatattcatcatcatcattatgatCATCATAGCAATCTCCATCATTGTCAtggttatcattatcatttacAATACAGTCATCACCactataattatcattactaccatcgtcatcatcctctatcatcattgtcatcataatcagcatcattatcatcatcatatcactattatcatcatcactagcatcACCATCctctatcatcattattatcaaaatcagcatcgttatcatcatcatatcactattatcatcatcactagcttCATCATCctctatcatcattatcatcaaatcagcatcgttatcatcatcatcactatcatcatcatcataactattatcatcatcactagcatcACCATCctctatcatcattatcatcaaatcagcatcgttatcatcatcatcactatcatcatcataactattatcatcatcactagcatcACCATCctctatcatcattattatcaaatcagcattgttatcatcatcatcactatcatcatcataactattatcatcat is a window from the Nematostella vectensis chromosome 9, jaNemVect1.1, whole genome shotgun sequence genome containing:
- the LOC5511614 gene encoding retinoic acid receptor RXR-alpha-B — its product is MAEISDPLRPSMRDYRSTSSNSDQPEVFLDTEAMDVVDNIKMERSDSLEELEPCQFSRSLNLNSRSSSGSITPKIDPTSPKSEEQEPKPQGAPPACVVCNDKATGYHYGVFTCEGCKGFFKRTVQKQLEYTCRGNQDCDINQHTRNRCQYCRFEKCVKSGMLKQAVRDDRTPGGRHRHASLQDHRQKKQKLQGKAPKELPQNGLSSPEGPDTPEGVVSKEDENEFLIYIQQLRHDVDVIPDSPVKPPEGSPAAGFSVDKLMQYGYQELYQVIQWGKNVPGFRELKLEDQITLLKTSFMDLNVFRLAYRSICCDPDSLMFAKGIILNKPQCLEMGWSMDLTETTLEFCAKLRNLNMDVNEFSCLSGLVLLSPDAPGVVDKDKVTELQTNVTSCLRDYEMYRYPSKSNRLGKLLLCLPSLRAYSEKALENYVTLEFFGKLDMPPLVAELLE
- the LOC5511628 gene encoding branched-chain-amino-acid aminotransferase-like protein 2 — protein: MASKRVLLWTAPRCVSTAFERSIMTLKSTKVLHEPFSASFYFGPERQSLRYAADPVQPNQSYRSVSKTLQKDFDGIDVLFSKDMAYAVQNHFKMFSEEGFKDFKHTFLIREPAKAIISLYHASTNPKLTGWSYFDPEEAGFRQMLGLYHYISQHIDDSPVVIDADDLLDFPNETMKSYCEAVGITYESNMTSWEPGPVADWDTWAGWHENALKSSGFTRRSHRNTQKNSYDDEIEQLPAEVKMAIDEARACFEYLAARKLDVRGTEV